In Victivallis sp. Marseille-Q1083, the genomic stretch AATTCGCCGTTGAAAGCGCGCATTCCGCAGCAGACCAGAAACCGGGTGCTTGAGATTGCCCGGCAGCACAATTACCGGGTGAATCCGGTCGCCCGACAGCTGCGTTCCGGCCAGAGCAGGTTGATCAACGTCGTTTCACCGGTGGTCTTTTCCCATCAACTGGTCAATATGATTCCGTTGATCGAGACGGAACTGTCCCGGGCCGGTTACCATATTATGATTTCCCGGTTAGATTCCGAAGTGAAAAATATCGTGGAGACGCTCCGGACCATCATGACCTTCGGATTTGCCGGAACAATTGCGCTGGATTTGTTCGAAGAGTACGTCCCGCCGAAAGGCCAGCCTTCCGTCTGTCAGGTGCTCAGTGAATATAACAATGTCATTTTTCTGCAATGTCCGGCCGATGTGGAGGATTTCACCGCCGTGGAGGTGGATTACGCTGCCGGGGTGACCGAGGCAGTCCGTGAATTGGTGGCCCGCGGCCGGCGCCGGATCGCGCTGGCGTTGAACGATGACTACCGGCCGTCGATGATCGGCCGTTTGCAGGGGTACCGGCGCGGTTTGGAATCCTGCGGACTGCCTTACGACCCGCAATTGTGCTGGGTGGCCGAATCGGCTGGCATGATCGGGCTGGATGGTTCCCGCCCGGAGCATATTGCCGAACAAATCGACCGGCAGTTGCTGATCGGCCGGAATGCCGATGCGATCATCACCTCCAACGACGAATGGGCGGTGGCGGTCATTCATGTCGTGCGGCGCCGCGGGGTCAGCGTGCCGGAGGAGTTGTCGGTGGTCGGCTATGGCGACAATCCGGATTTATGCTGGGCGTGCGAGCCGGAATTGACCAGCATCAGCCACGGCAATATCGAGCTGGCCGTGAAGCTGGCCGGCCGCCTTTTGTCCTCGCTGGCCGGAGAAACGGTAGTCGGCAGTGAAGTGGTGAAATCCTATCTGGTGGTCCGCAATTCGCTCTGAATTAGGGAGCGCCAGAAGAACAATCGCCGGGAGTAGCCGGCGAACAGAGTTGGAATTTATTCGCACTGATTGAGTTGCTTTGTGTTGTGCAGAATAGTTGCATATAAATATAATTTTATTTTATGGTGAAAGGATCGATGATGAGAAAACTCCTGGTTGCTTTCTTGATTTTAACCGTCCTGGTGACTGCCGGGTTTGCCGCCGGCAACGAGCGGTCATTGCAGGGGGCGTTGCAGCATTGGACCGGCGTGGCCGGCGACAATATGCCGATTGAGGTGACTGCAGCGCCGGACCGGACATTGGTGGTGAAAGCGCAGCCGGATGGCGGCAGTGAAAGTTTCCCGCATCTGAATCTGGCGCTGAAGCAGCCGGAAGACTGGCGGCGCTATCACAAGCTGGTGGGAGAGGTGAAGCTGACCAGCGGCAATCCGGATATTGCCGCCAACGGCAAGGAGATCAATTTCTGCTTGTACGATGAAAACTTGCGGCATGAGAATCTGGCCGGCAACCCGGCGGTACAGCAGTCGTTCGGAAAGCCGAAAATTGCCGCCGGCGACTGGCAACCCCTGGAACTGGATCTTTCCACGGCGGAGCGCGGCAAAGTGCGCGGGCTGGATATTTATTTGTATGAGATGCCCTATTCCTATCCGCACGAATACCAGTTCGAA encodes the following:
- a CDS encoding LacI family DNA-binding transcriptional regulator; this encodes MIGSKQITQKELAKLANVSQSVISLVLNNSPLKARIPQQTRNRVLEIARQHNYRVNPVARQLRSGQSRLINVVSPVVFSHQLVNMIPLIETELSRAGYHIMISRLDSEVKNIVETLRTIMTFGFAGTIALDLFEEYVPPKGQPSVCQVLSEYNNVIFLQCPADVEDFTAVEVDYAAGVTEAVRELVARGRRRIALALNDDYRPSMIGRLQGYRRGLESCGLPYDPQLCWVAESAGMIGLDGSRPEHIAEQIDRQLLIGRNADAIITSNDEWAVAVIHVVRRRGVSVPEELSVVGYGDNPDLCWACEPELTSISHGNIELAVKLAGRLLSSLAGETVVGSEVVKSYLVVRNSL